Proteins encoded in a region of the Nicotiana tomentosiformis chromosome 9, ASM39032v3, whole genome shotgun sequence genome:
- the LOC104098530 gene encoding AMSH-like ubiquitin thioesterase 3, with protein MSSARNLTNISEFTRKIEVDNQIPIQYYYNIADNLLKEANNHRQENNIIDLYILLLRYAGILSETIPFHRDYITSNDTEKRSYKKKLLDVIHELESLRPEVEREITKVNKEHALKEQNRLNNLRKVQDVSQASSSRQPAVSRMASLWPVNKQARHSRLTLTIRRPVVPETVPSAPPIENLVIDDNTPVQSGLSESSFVDSSSSTTEKLLKRHDGGSTNTASSCIICFEAAIEGACVPCGHMAGCMSCLNEIKAKTWGCPVCLTKIQLVLRLYAV; from the exons ATGAGTTCGGCGAGGAATCTGACCAACATAAGTGAATTTACTAGAAAGATCGAAGTTGACAATCAAATTCCTATCCAATATTACTACAATATCGCTGATAACCTTCTCAAAGAG GCAAACAATCATCGGCAGGAGAACAATATCATAGATCTGTACATTCTGCTTCTCAGATACGCAGG TATTTTATCAGAAACTATACCTTTCCACCGAGACTACATTACTTCAAATGATACAGAAAAGAGATCTTACAAAAAG AAATTACTGGATGTCATTCATGAGCTGGAATCCTTAAGGCCAGAAGTTGAAAGGGAAATTACTAAAGTGAACAAAGAACATGCATTGAAGGAACAGAATCGACTAAACAATCTGAGAAAAGTGCAAGATGTTTCACAGGCATCATCGTCTAGACAGCCGGCTGTTAGTAGAATGGCTTCCTTATGGCCAGTCAATAAGCAG GCAAGGCATTCAAGACTGACTCTAACTATCCGTCGCCCTGTTGTCCCTGAAACTGTACCTTCAGCACCACCAATTGAAAATTTGGTCATAGATGATAATACCCCAGTCCAGTCTGGTTTATCTGAATCTAGTTTTGTGGATTCATCTTCTTCAACAACAGAGAAGTTATTGAAAAGACACGACGGAGGGAGTACTAATACTGCTTCATCATGTATAATATGCTTTGAAGCTGCAATTGAAGGGGCTTGTGTACCATGTGGCCATATGGCTGGGTGCATGTCTTGTTTAAACGAGATTAAAGCTAAAACCTGGGGTTGCCCTGTCTGTCTCACTAAGATCCAGCTGGTTTTACGTTTATATGCTGTTTAA